A region from the Arvicanthis niloticus isolate mArvNil1 chromosome 29, mArvNil1.pat.X, whole genome shotgun sequence genome encodes:
- the Mtx3 gene encoding metaxin-3 isoform X1, producing the protein MAAPMELSCWGGGWGLPSVHSESLVVLAYAKFSGAPLKVNIIDNTWRGSRGDVPVLTTEGSIVSKPAKILNFLRKQKYNADCELSAKQGADTLAYLALLEEKLLPAVLHTFWVENENYLTVTKPWFASRIPFPLNLILPGRMSRGALNRILLTRGEPPLYHVQEVEAQIYRDAKECLNLLSNRLGTSQFFFGDTPSTLDAYVFGFLAPLYKVRFPRVHLQKHLKQLSNLCRLCDDILDSYFRYGPGGISPAGQEAVDANLQKLTQLVNKEANLIEKMDGNLRQSPQLLPRKLPTLKLTPAEEESDSLQLLSP; encoded by the exons ATGGCGGCCCCCATGGAGCTCAGCTGCTGGGGAGGAGGCTGGGGGCTCCCTTCAGTCCACAGCGAGTCCCTGGTGGTGCTG GCTTATGCCAAATTTTCTGGCGCGCCCTTGAAAGTCAATATTATAGATAACACCTGGAGAGGCTCAAGAG GTGATGTCCCAGTTTTGACAACGGAAGGCAGTATTGTTTCTAAGCCTGCAAAAATTCTAAACTTTTTAAGAAAACAG aaatataatgCTGATTGTGAGCTCTCAGCAAAACAAGGGGCAGATACGCTGGCTTACCTTGCTCTCCTGGAAGAGAAGCTTCTCCCTGCCGTG CTTCACACCTTCTGGGTTGAGAATGAGAATTACTTGACCGTGACAAAGCCGTGGTTTGCCTCTCGCATCCCTTTTCCTCTCAATCTAATCCTGCCGGGAAGGATGTCTAGAGGGGCCCTGAACAGGATCCTCCTGACAAGGGGAGAGCCTCCCCTCTACCACGTCCAAGAAGTGGAGGCACAG ATATACAGAGATGCCAAGGAGTGCCTAAATCTCCTATCAAACAGATTGGGAACATCTCAGTTTTTCTTTGGTGACAC GCCTTCTACCTTGGACGCCTATGTGTTCGGTTTCCTTGCGCCTCTTTATAAAGTGCGTTTTCCCAGAGTTCACTTACAAAAGCATCTGAAACAGCTCTCCAACCTGTGCCGCCTCTGTGATGACATCCTGGACAGCTACTTTAGGTACGGCCCTGGAG GCATCTCTCCGGCTGGACAAGAAGCGGTAGATGCAAACCTGCAGAAACTCACCCAGCTTGTGAATAAGGAGGCCAACTTAATTGAGAAG ATGGATGGCAACCTTCGCCAAAGCCCTCAGCTTCTTCCTCGGAAGCTGCCAACCCTCAAACTGACTCCAGCAGAAGAAGAGAGTGATTCCTTGCAGCTGCTGTCACCCTGA
- the Mtx3 gene encoding metaxin-3 isoform X2, whose amino-acid sequence MAAPMELSCWGGGWGLPSVHSESLVVLAYAKFSGAPLKVNIIDNTWRGSRGDVPVLTTEGSIVSKPAKILNFLRKQKYNADCELSAKQGADTLAYLALLEEKLLPAVLHTFWVENENYLTVTKPWFASRIPFPLNLILPGRMSRGALNRILLTRGEPPLYHVQEVEAQIYRDAKECLNLLSNRLGTSQFFFGDTPSTLDAYVFGFLAPLYKVRFPRVHLQKHLKQLSNLCRLCDDILDSYFRYGPGDGWQPSPKPSASSSEAANPQTDSSRRRE is encoded by the exons ATGGCGGCCCCCATGGAGCTCAGCTGCTGGGGAGGAGGCTGGGGGCTCCCTTCAGTCCACAGCGAGTCCCTGGTGGTGCTG GCTTATGCCAAATTTTCTGGCGCGCCCTTGAAAGTCAATATTATAGATAACACCTGGAGAGGCTCAAGAG GTGATGTCCCAGTTTTGACAACGGAAGGCAGTATTGTTTCTAAGCCTGCAAAAATTCTAAACTTTTTAAGAAAACAG aaatataatgCTGATTGTGAGCTCTCAGCAAAACAAGGGGCAGATACGCTGGCTTACCTTGCTCTCCTGGAAGAGAAGCTTCTCCCTGCCGTG CTTCACACCTTCTGGGTTGAGAATGAGAATTACTTGACCGTGACAAAGCCGTGGTTTGCCTCTCGCATCCCTTTTCCTCTCAATCTAATCCTGCCGGGAAGGATGTCTAGAGGGGCCCTGAACAGGATCCTCCTGACAAGGGGAGAGCCTCCCCTCTACCACGTCCAAGAAGTGGAGGCACAG ATATACAGAGATGCCAAGGAGTGCCTAAATCTCCTATCAAACAGATTGGGAACATCTCAGTTTTTCTTTGGTGACAC GCCTTCTACCTTGGACGCCTATGTGTTCGGTTTCCTTGCGCCTCTTTATAAAGTGCGTTTTCCCAGAGTTCACTTACAAAAGCATCTGAAACAGCTCTCCAACCTGTGCCGCCTCTGTGATGACATCCTGGACAGCTACTTTAGGTACGGCCCTGGAG ATGGATGGCAACCTTCGCCAAAGCCCTCAGCTTCTTCCTCGGAAGCTGCCAACCCTCAAACTGACTCCAGCAGAAGAAGAGAGTGA